The Verrucomicrobium spinosum DSM 4136 = JCM 18804 DNA segment CGTCTAGTCTGGCGTCTCCTGCGCAGCGGACAGGCTTTCGTCAATCACCGCCCGCTCCCGGTCCAGTTCCCGGCGCAGATCCTCCTCCGAGGGCAGCACCAGGCGGTATTTGCTGGCAAACAACTGCTCGCTTTCGTGCAGCACGGAATACCGCACCACCGACTGATCCTTGCTCCCGCAGAGCAGGATGCCTACCGTGGGATTGTCGCCCTCACCCCGGCGCAGATCATCATAGAGCCGGACATACATGTCCATCTGGCCGATGTCCTGATGGGGCCAGGTGCCCGGTCTTCAGGTCGATCAGCACGAAGCACTTGAGCAGGTAGTTGTAGAACACCAGATCGATGTAAAAATCCTGCGTCTCCGTACTGACCCGCTGCTGGCGGGCCACAAAGGCAAAGCCCCTGCCCAGTTCCAGCAGGAATTGTTGCAGCTTGTCCATGAGCGCGCTCTCCAGATCCGCCTCCAGTAGCCGCCCCGCCTCTGGCAGGCCCAGGAATTCCAGCATCACCGGGTCGCGCACGAAATCCCGGGCCGTTGGCACGGCAGGCGACGTGACTTCCACCGGCAGCGCCTTGTTCTGGCTGGAAAGCAGACGTTCGTAGGACAAGCTGCCGATCTGCCGTTCCAGCAGCCGGTAGTGGGTCCAACTCAATTCAGGACGCAGTGCGTCTAAAATTGGAAAGGAAAGGTAGAACTGCTTCATCTTGTGAAGATTGGACGCATCAAAGCCACGCCCAAACTCCTCCGTCAGCTTCTCAGCCAGCCGTGGCAGCAATCTAGCCCCATACTCCGCCCGCGCTTCTCCCCCCTGCTCATACTCCACGATGTGCCTGCCGATCTCCCAATAGGTCCGCACCTGGGCAGCGTGGGCCGTGCTCAGCACCTTCTGACGCGCCTGTAGGATCAGTTCTCGCAAAGCAGCCAGCAACGGAGGAACCGCTGGCGGGAGACAGAAGACTGCCAGACACCAGACGCCAGACCTGAGTTCCCGCAAAGGTAGCCCCCGCCCGCCGGATCGGTCAGTAAAAGGAGCGAGGGACATTCCTGTCCCGGTTCGTGCCAAACGTCCCATGACAAAGCAATACCCCCGGCCCTTCCGCCCCACGCGCCAGCTCAGGTCTTGCGTCTTGTGTCTTCTAGTCTGGCGTCTCCCGCGCAGCGGGCCCTGACCCAGCCCATCCCCAAAGCCAAGCAAAGCCGCCCTTTCCATGCCATGAACCAGGCCCCCCCCCTGCCCCTGATACCCAATTCCCCCTGGGTCTCGCCCCAAGCGCCAGCTCAAGTCTGATGTCTTGTGTCTGGCAGTCTGGCGTCTCCCGCGCAGCGGGCTCTGCCAAGCAAAACCGCCCTTTTGCCCCCCCTCCAAAACCCCGAAAGTCATAACACCCTCATCCTCAACACTGATAAATACTCCGTACGAAGAACGAAATGCACGAATTGAACGAATTGAACGAATTGAACGAATTGGGGCCCGGAGGCCAGTGCGTCAGTACGTCAGTGGCCAGTGCGTCAAGGCGTTGGCCCCGAAGCGGTACGGAGTCCAGGCACCAGCCTGCGCGAGTCACATCACCCCCCAACGGAGCGCTCATTGGGGATCGCACGCATCCTGCGTGCTGTTCGCGGCATCCTGCCGCGAATGCCGTTCTCTCTACCCCGGACGCCCATTTCTCCCTGGGCAACCTTGATTTGAACACCCATCCTATCGTACTAAGTTCATGAAACAGAGGGCTTGAGAATAACCTGCTGCTGCGGCTTGGTGGGGCTGATGCCTGATCACCACGACCTCGCCAATCTCGTCTGGCAAATCGCCGACCTGCTGCGTGGCCCCTACACGCCTCCTCAGTACGAACGCGTTATGCTGCCCATGACGGTGCTGCGCCGGTTCGACTGCGTCCTTGCCCGCACCAAAGCAAAGGTTTTGGCTGAGCACTCCCGCCGCAAGGACGGCAAGGTGCAGGGGGACGGCTTGGACCAACTGCTGAACAAGGCCGCCGGACAGCGCTTCCACAACCGTTCCCCGCTCGACTTCGACAAGCTCAAGGGTGACTCTGACAATATCGAGAAACATCTTGTGAGCTATATCAAGGGCTTCTCCGCCAACGTTCGCACCATCTTCGACTACTTCGAGTTTGAGAAGGAGATCGAGAAGATGCGGGAGTCCAATCTTCTCTACCTCATTGTCTCCAAGTTCAGCGAAGTGGACCTCGACCCCGTAAGGGTGCGCAGTGAGGAGATGGGGCTCATCTTTGAGAACCTCATCCGCCGCTTCTACGAGCAAGCCAACGAGACGGCTGGAGACCACTTCACCCCGCGGGAGGTCATCCGGCTCATGGCCGGGCTGCTCTTCATCAATGACGATGACCTGCTCAGCACCCCAGGTGCCGTGCGAAAGCTGCTGGACCCTGCCTGCGGCACCGGCGGCATGCTGGCAGAGGCGCAGAACTACATGCGCGAGCACCACGCCGCCGCCCAGCTCTACACCTACGGGCAGGACTACAACAAGCGCGCCTTCGCCACCGCCGCCTCAGAGATGCTCATCAAGGAGGTGGCTCACAATGGCAGCGGGGACAACGTACGCTTTGGCGACATCTTCACCGACGACCGCTTCAAAGACGAGACCTTCGACTACGTCATCGCCAACCCGCCCTTCGGCGTGGACTGGAAGAAACAACAGCGGGAGGTCGTACGCGAACACGACAGCGGCAAGGGCCGCTTCAACGCCGGGCTGCCACGGGTGAATGACGGCAGCCTGCTCTTCGTGCAGCACATGATCAGCAAGTTCGAGCCCGTCCTGCCCCATCTGGAGAAGCACGGCTCCCGCATGGCCGTCGTCCTCAGCGGCTCTCCGCTTTTCACCGGCGGCGCGGGCAGCGGCGAGAGCGAGATCCGCAAATGGATCATTGAGAGTGACTGGCTGGAGGCCATCATCGCCCTCCCGGAGCAGATGTTTTACAACACCGGCATCGGCACCTACATCTGGCTCCTCACCAACCGGAAGGAGAAGCGCCGCAAAGGCAAGATCCGGCTCGTGGACGCACGTAGTTTCTGGAAACCCGGCGGTTCCGAGGAGAACCGCCGCAGCCTGGGCGACAAACGGCGGCATATCAGCGCCGCGCAAATCGAACAAATCCTGAAACTCTACGACCACCGTCAGGACGGTGAACACAGCAAGACCTTTGACAACGCGGACTTCGGCTACACGCGCGTCACCGTGGAGCGCCCCTTGCAAGACGAGGCTGGCGTCATTCAGAAAGACAAGCACGGCAAACCCAAGCCCGACGCCAAGCTCCGCGACTTTGAGAACATCCCGCTCAAGGAAGACATCAACGCCTACTTCAAGCGCGAAGTGCTGCCTCACGTCCCAGACGCCTGGATGGACCGCAGCAAAGACAAGGTGGGATACGAGATCAACTTCAACCGCCACTTCTACAAGTTCACCCCACCGCGTGACCTCGCGGAGATCGATGCGGAGATTGAGATCGCGGAGAAGGAGTTCATGAGGTTGTTCAAGGAGGTGACCCTACAATGAACAAGAAGCCAACTAGTTCGAAAGTGCTCAATGGGTCTTATTCACCAGCGAATACATGGAATGCAGCTCCACTTAAACGTTGGACGACATCCATCCAAACTGGGCCTTTTGGAAGCCAACTACACCACGAGGACTATCTGCGCGGTGGCCACCCCGTCATCAATCCATCGCATTTGATCAACGGCTACATCAATCCGGATGATGAATGCGCCGTGTCCAAAGAGAAATTCGAAGAACTTATCCGACATGAACTGCTCGAAGGCGATATGGTGTTTGCAAGGCGAGGCGAACTCGGGCGCTGTGGATTGGTGACACATTCACAACACGGCTTTCTCTGCGGCACTGGCAGTATAAGAGTACGCCCTGATCGCGGGAGTTTGCAGCCAACATATTTGCGCTGGTTCATGCAGACCAAGGCCGTCGCGGAATGGCTTTCGCTTGAGTCGGTTGGAACCACCATGGATAACCTTGGTGCCGAAACTGTCGCAGAACTGCCAATTCAAGCCCCTTCACCACCACGTCAGCACTCCATCGCCACCTACCTAGACCGTGAGACGAAGCGGATAGATGAGTTGGTCAGCGTCAAAGAAAGACTTCTGGAGCTGGTCGCAGAGAAACGACGGGCCCTCATCACCCGAGCCGTCACTCGCGGACTTAACCCCAAGGCCGCACTGCGCGACTCCGGCATCCCGTGGCTTGGGGCCATCCCGGAACATTGGCAAGTGGAACGTTCCAAATGGCTCTTCACAGAGCGCGACGAACGATCCTCAACAGGCGAGGAGGAAATGCTCACGGTTTCCCATCTCACTGGGGTCACCCCAAGGGCAGAGAAGGATGTGAATATGTTTGAGGCAGAAACCACCGAAGGCTACAAACTCTGTCAACCCAATGACCTGGTCATCAACACGCTCTGGGCTTGGATGGGTGCCATGGGAACTGCACGAGCACCTGGCATGGTCAGCCCAGCCTACCATGTCTACACTCCAGGCGATCGACTAGACTCTGACTATGTGGATGCTCTGGTCCGTATACCCATTTTTGCACAAGAGGCGATCCGATTCTCCAAAGGCGTATGGTCCTCACGGCTTCGGCTGTATCCGGAAGGTCTCTATGAAATCTGGTTCCCGGTTCCCCCACTAGAAGAACAACGCGCCATCGTCACCCACATCGCCAGGGAAACTGCCAAACTCGATGCCCTGCGCGCCAGTGCGGAGCGAACCATCGCCCTGCTGAAGGAGCGCCGCGCCGCCCTCATCTCCGCCGCGGTGACGGGGAAGATTGCCATTCCTGACTCCATCGACTAAACTCCCTTCGTTATGAGAATCGTCTCTATTCAGATCGACAACTTTCGAGGCATCAAGCATCTCGGTTTGGAGTTCGATCCCCGGTTCACGCTCCTGGTAGGCGACAACGGATCTGGCAAGACCAGCATTCTCAGTGCGCTTTCCGTCGCCCTCGGCATCTGGCATGTCAGCAAAATCGTCAGCGGGGCCAAGCAGTGGCGGAACATCATGGACCATGAGGTGCATGAGGTGCTGGGACGAGATGAGAACGGACAGCGGCAATTTCAGCCAGCCGGACCCGTCCAGATCACCGCCACAGGCAGCATCGGTGACCGGTCTGCACACGCATGGACGCGAAGAAAACGGGCGAGGAAGTCGCGAACGGTGGACCAGTGGGCGACACAAACCGTCACAGACATTCAAGCAGCTCTCGCCGCCAGAGAACAGAGGCAGGAGGCCCTGCCCCTGCTGGCCTACTATGGCGCTGGAAGAGCCTGGCTGCCGTCCAATGAACGGGAGCTGGCCGACCTCTCGGGTGACCTGAAGAGCAGGCCCGAGGACGGCTACTATGATTGCCTCAGCGAGAGGATCCGTGTCAAGGATGTGATCAAGTGGTTCGTGCTTCAGGCGGCGAAGCGGGATGAGTCCGGCCAGTTCAAACCCGCCTTTGAAGCCGTAAGGCTGGCCTTGAAGCGAGGCATCCCTGGGATTGACGAAATTTACTGGGACCACCTCAAAGGAGAGGTGGTGGTCAGCATTCACGGGAAGCCACAGCCCTTCACCAACCTGAGCCACGGCCAGATGACGATGGCCGCCACCCTCGCAGACATGGCCATTCGCGCTGTTTCCCTGAACTCCCACCTTCTGGGAAATGGCGGCGGCAGCGCCCACCCGGAACAACTCCTGGATCAGACTCCCGGGGTAGTGCTCATCGACGAAGTGGACGTGCATTTGCATCCGGAATGGCAGCGCAGTGTCATCAAAGACTTCACTGGCACATTTCCAAAAGTCCAATTCATCTGTTCTTCCCACTCGCCCCAGGTTTTCGGAGAGTTGCCAAAGGATCAAATCCTGGTGCACTCCGCCACGACGGGTGACTGGCACCATCCGTCACGCAGTTTTGGCGTGGATTCCAGCAGGATACTTGACGAGGAAATGGACGCATCTTCAGCGAATCCCGAACTCCTCCTGAAAAAAAGTGAGCTTGCTCAAATCATCGACAAAGAGGACTTCACTCAAGCGGAGAAGATGATTACTGAGCTCTCCCAAACAGTGGGAGAGAACGATCCAGACCTCACACGCGCCCGCACCCTAATCAGCTTCCTTCAAGACACCAAATGAGGGCAATCACGAAACTACCTGAGCCAGCTTCATTGACGCACTATCGGGCCAGTGCCAACGCCTCTTACGAGAGTGCATACGATGAATTTCCACACAAGGATGAACTGCGGGGCCAATTAGTGACGGAGCAACGGGGATTGTGCGCCTTCTGCGGAGGACGTATTGTTCGCGGCCCGAGCGCCATGAAGATCGCCCACTGGAACCCGCGAAAATTAAAGAGAATTGCCGCAGACGGGACTGTCACCTATCCCAATATTGGGGATCAGCTGTCCTATTGGAACATTCTGGGCTGTTGCAATGGGAACTATGAGATTAACGGGCATTACCCGCCAGAGAAGCAGCATTGCGACACCCATCAGGGCAATAAGTCTCTATCGAGAAACCCATCCAACCCAGATCACCGAATAGAGGAGATCATATCATACCTTGCTGACGGATCGATTGTCTCCTCAGACTCGCAATTCAACCAAGAACTGGGTGCCAAAAATGCCAACGGTACGTTTGACGAGGGTGTATTGAACTTGAACCTTTCCTTCCTGCGGACAAATCGAAAACAAGCGCTCAATGGATTTAAGGATGGGTTAGCTAAAAGAGGGCGCCTGACAAAAGCGCAAATTACCCGGTTGCTAACCAAGTACCGGGGCGACGCGCCCGGCGAACTCGATCCATATTCTCCGGTCATTGCGTACTGGCTCAAGAAGCGGTTGGAGAGAGAGGCCTGAAAACATGAAGCCCAAATCCACCTCCGAGCTCGCCTTCGAGTCCGTGATCGAGGCCCACCTGCTACGCCACGGCTACCAGTCGCTAGGTGGAGCCAGCTTTGACCGTGATCTGGCGTTGTTTCCTGAAGAAGTGCTCGCCTTCATCCGGGAGACACAGCCCAAGGTCTGGGAGAAGCTGGAGCAACTGCACGGGAAGAAGACCGGGGAGCAGATCATCCGGGATCTGGCAAAGTGGATGGACTCCCACGGCTGCCTGGCGACGCTGCGGCATGGCTTCAAATGCTACGGGCGCACCTTGCGCGTGGCTTATTTCAAAGCAGCACACGGGCTCAATCCGGAACTGGAACAACAGTATGCGCAAAACCGCCTGTGCATCACCCGCCAGCTTCACTACAGCGCCCGAAGCGAAAACTCCCTGGATGTGGTGCTGAGCCTCAACGGGATTCCATTGGTGACGATGGAACTCAAGAACGCCCTGACGGGCCAGACGGTGGAAGAGGCGAAACGCCAGTACTGCAAGGACCGGGACCCGCGCGAGCCCATCTTTGAATTCAAGCGGCGGACGCTGGTCCACTTCGCCGCGGACACGGACACCGTCTTCATGACGACGCGTCTGGCCAAGGAGGCGACGCACTTTCTCCCCTTCAACCAAGGCTGCGAGGGTGGCCAGGGCAACCCGCCTGATCCGGACGGACGAAACTACCGCACCGCTTACCTTTGGGAAGAGGTGCTGGAGCGGGAAAGTCTGTTGGAGTTGCTGGCGGTCTTCCTCCACCTGCAAATCGAAGACAAGCGTACGGAAGATGGGCGAATGGTGCAGAAGGAGACGATGATCTTTCCCCGCTATCACCAGCGGCAGTGCGTGAAATCGCTGGTGAACGCCGCACGAGCCGAGGGCCCGGGGCACAACTACCTCATCGAGAACTCGGCTGGCAGCGGCAAAAGCAACACCATAGGGTGGCTGGCCCATCGTCTGGCCTCTCTGCACAACTCGAGCGACGAACGCGTGTTTCAATCCGTCATCGTCATCACGGACCGGCTGGTGCTCGATCAGCAGCTTCAGGACACGATTTATCAGTTCGAGCATCGCCAGGGCGTGGTGCAGAAGATCGACGAAAGCTCCCGCCAGCTTGCCGAGGCACTGGAAAATGAGGTGCCCATCATCATCACGACGATGCAGAAGTTTCCTTTCGTTTCCCGACAGCTGCTCAAGCTGGCGGAGAAACGGGGGGAATCGGGCAACGGAGTGCTGACCACGCGCAACTGCGCTGTGATCATTGACGAAGCTCACAGCTCGCAATCCGGCGAGACCGCCACAGAGGTGAAAGAGGTGCTGGGAGGTGACGAACTGCGCAGGCAGGCCGTCGAACGCGCCGCTGAGGAAGGACTGACCAACCTGGAAGAACTCTGCCGCAGCATGGCAAAACGCGGGCGGCAGAAGAGCCTGAGCTTCTTCGCCTTCACCGCAACACCCAAGTTCAAAACGCTGGCCGTCTTTGGGCGGGAAGGGCAACCCTTTCACCGCTACACCATGCGGCAGGCCATTGAGGAGCAGTTCATCATGGACGTGCTCAAGAGCTACACGACGTACAAAGCCTACTTCAAGCTCGTGCGTGCGTCTGAGGCCGACCCGAACGTGGAACGCAAGAAGGCTGCAAAGGCACTGGCACGGTTCCTCCGGCTGCATCCGGTGAATGTCAGCCAGAAGACCGAGATCATGGTGGAGCACTTTCAGGCCGTGACACGCCACAAGATCGGCGGGAAGGCCAAGGCCATGGTGGTGACCGGCTCCCGGCTGGAGGCGGTGCGGTACAAGGAAAGTTTTGACCGTTACATCAAGGCCAAAGGCTACGCCATCAAATCACTCGTAGCCTTCTCCGGCGTGGTGGAGGACGACAAATTCCCCGGCAAAACCTACACCGAGGAAGGGATGAACGAGGGCGTAAAGGAAAAGGAACTGCCGGAGAAGTTCGCCGGCCACGACTATCAGGTGCTCCTGGTGGCAGAGAAGTACCAGACTGGGTTCGACCAGCCGCTGCTCCACACCATGTTCGTGGACAAACGACTCTCTGGCATTCAGGCGGTGCAGACCCTCTCACGTCTCAACCGAATTCATCCCCAGAAGGAAGACACCTTCGTTCTGGACTTCGTCAATGATCGCCAGGAGATCTTCGAAGCCTTCAAGCAATTCTATGATGGGGCAGAGATGGGCGAGCCGGTGGAACCGTCCCGCCTCTATGAACTCAAAGCGGAACTGGATGCTTCCGGCATCTATCTGGCTGCCGAGGTGGAGCGCTTTTGCGCAGTGTTCTTCCTGCCAAAAGCACGCCAGAGCGCAAATGATCATCAAGCCATGAACGCCGCTCTCGACCCGGCGGTGCAGCGCTTCACCACCCTCCGCAAAGCCGATGAGGACGAGGCGGAAAACTGGCGCAGCAAGCTGGCTGCCCTCCGGAATCTGTATTCCTTCCTCAGCCAGATCATCCCTTATCAAGATTCCGATCTGGAAAAGCTCTACACTTACCTGCGGCATCTCTCCCCCAAACTGCCCAAGCGGGGTACAGGCCCGGCATACGTGTTCGATGACGACGTCCGCCTCGAATACTACCGGCTGCAGAAGATCAGTGAAGGGTCCATTTCTCTGGCCACTGGCAGGGCCAAACCGCTCGACGGCCCTGGCGAGGTCGGCACGGGGGTAGTGCGGGAAGAGCCGGTGAAACTCTCCAAGCTGATCGACCTGCTCAATGATCGCTTCGGCACTGATTTCACCGAGGCGGACCAGCTCTTCTTCGACCAGATCATGGAATCCGCCATGACCGATGAAACGCTGCATCAAGCGGCAAAGGTCAACTCTGAGGACAAGTTCAAGATCGTCTTCAACACCGCCTTGGAAAACCTCTTTGTCGAACGTCTCGACCAGAACGAGGAAATAGTTGCACGAGTGATGAACGAGCAGTCGTTCCGCAAGCAAATCGCTCAATGGATGGCGGAAGAAGTCTATCGGAAGATTCGACCCCAAAAATCAGTGAGGTACGAGAATCCTGCTCCGAGAAAGAAAACCAAGACAGCTCTCAAAAGCTGAACAATTGGAGGCGAGGGCGGGAATTGAACCCGCGCATACCGGTTTTGCAGACCAGTGCATTACCACTTTGCTACCTCGCCATGCGCGACTCCCAAGGGGAGAGCGGCCGGGAAAGTAGCGTAGGGGGCGGGAAAGGAAAGGGAAAAGTTGTCAAAAGACACCAGACGGCGGCCCATCCCCCCCCCAGCCTGGCGGGCTCTAGCGGATCACCTTCACCGGCATGCCCACGTAGGCGTTCTCATAGAACTTGGGCACCACGTTGCGGTCCATGCGGATGCAACCGTGAGAGGCGGGATAGCCGGGGAGGTACCCCTGGTGCATGCCCACCCCGTCCCACGTCAGACGCATGAAAAAATTCATGGGCGCGGGCACATACTTGCAGCCAGGGGGTACGGGAGAGCGGGGCGTGGCGTCATTGTTCACGGCGTTGCCAGCGGAGTCCTCCACATGGCCGTAGGAGGAGGACACGTGGTCGATGTCTTTCTCCAGAATCTTGTAGTCCCCAGACGGGGTCGCCCGCATTTCCGTACCTGAGGAGATGGCGGCCACCCCGATCACATGACCCGCCCGGTAGAACTCGGCCACCTGGCGGCGCAGATCCACCACGATGTAGCTCTCCCCCTGGGAGCCATCGTCATCCCAGTACGACACGGGCTCTGCCACGCCGAGCTGCTGAGGCGCGGTCGGCACGGGGCCGCCCAGGCCAGCCAGATAGTTGGCCCCCAGGTTTTCCGCAGGGGGTGTGGTGCAGGAGGCGAGCAGGAAAAGGCCGGCAAGTGCAGAGAGGACGGTGGATTTCATGCGGGTCATCAAAATTTTGGGGGCCTCTGTGTGGCCCCAAATGCGCCCCGATTCAAATGAAATGACCTAACGGGCTCTCGACCATGAGAAAGGCGGCCCCTCCACCTCGGCCAGCAAGGGTGCTGCGGTGGGATGAATGCTCTCCAGAAAGGCCTGGCTCAGAGGCATGAAGTTTTCGCCAAGTGCCATAGCCCCGCCCGCCCTACCAGCGAATGCCCACCCTCATGAGCAGCGTGGAGATCAGGGCTTTGAACTGCGCCCGGTTCACCCGGCGCGCCAGTCCACCGCGGTTGAACTCACGCCCCAGCTCACGTTCGCGGAGGAGCTGCATTTCCTTGTACCCGTCCGTGTTGATGGTGACGGCGTTTTTCTGCTCGCTGTGCATGCGGAAGGCACCGGTGAAGTACGGCAGCCGCACCATCCGGGCACCGGCCTTTTGCAGCCGCAGGAGGAGGTCCCAGTCCAGCGCAAACTGGAAGCTCGGATCCATGCCGCCGATCTTCTCATAGATGCTGCGCCGCCAGAAGCAGGTCTCCTGGGGAATGAAGTCTGCCCACAGGAGGAGCTCTGCATCGTGCACCGGCAGCACCCAGCGGGCGACCTCATAGCTGCGCTCATTGATGACGAGGCGGTGCCCATAGACCACATCCACCTCAGGATGCCGGGCAAAATAGTCTGCCACATAGGCCAGGGTGCCGGGCAGGATGAGGTCGTCGGAATTCAGCCAGGCCATGATGTCCCCCGTGGCCTTCAGCAGGCCCTGACGCACCGCGTCTGCCTGCCCGCCATCCCGCGCGCTCTGCCAGTGGGCCAGGCGGGACTCGTACTTCATGATGACCTCCACCGAGGCATCCGTGGAGCCGCCATCCATGATGATGTACTCCAGGTGCGGATAGTTCTGCTCCAGCAGGCTCCGCATCGTCTCATCCAGGTACACCGCCTGATTGTACGACGGGGTGACGATGCTGATCTTGGGCAGTTGCTCGACGGGGAGCTTGGGCTTCGGGATGGTGTCGAACTGCATGGGCCGGGCCTCGAACTGCTTCAGCACGCCCAGGCGCATCCAATGCGTCCAGATGAGGCTCTCCAATGAGGGCACCCACGCCAATGCCCGCCGGATGAGCGAGTCGGAAATGCCGCCTGGCAGCGGGGCCGTGGCATCATACGAGGGCATGAGGTGCGGCGAGGTGTAGAAGTTCACCAGCACGTTCTCCGTGCTGCGCAGCCGCTGCGCCAGCTCACGAATCGCATGGCGACGCCTGCGGAGGAGCTTGCGAAAGACGTTGTTCCGCCGGTGCACCTTCTGGGCCTCTTTCTTCTTCAGCGCCCACTTCTCCCGCATCTGTGACCACAGTTGCTCCCGCTTTTGATCCGTTTCCTCCAGCCGGGTAATGAGCTGGTTCCTCTCTTCCAGCAGGCCCAGCAACCTTGCGACCTCTTTCTCCAGGTCCTCCTTGCTCGATTCCCCGTCCACGGTTGCCCCTGCGGAGGCACCACCAGCGCGGCGGGCCACGAGGTCCATGTAACGTTTGAGCAAGACTTCTTTAAATTTCGGCATGCAGTAGAGGGGCAAGGGGGCGCCAGCGACAGTTAGTCAGCTTTGACCTTCCCTCAATGACCAATACTTGGGGAAAAAACAATTCCCCACCCCGGGATGGGTCGCGGAAGCGGCACCATCAGCGCACGGGCAGACTGAAAATCGCCCGGGCCCCTCTCGTCCCATCCCGGTTTTCCAGTTCGACCTTTCCACGATGCAGAAGCGCCGCCTCCTTCACGAAGCAGAGGCCCAAGCCGCTGCTCTTCCGGCCGGTGTGGGGCCGGGGCAGGGAGTAGAAGCGCTCAAACACCCGTTTCTTCGCGTAGTCAGGGAGCCCCGGCCCGTCATCCTCCACAATGAAGCAGGCCCGGTCGTCCACCACCTTCAGGCCAATGGAGATGAGCCCTCCCTCCGGCGAAAAATCCACGGCGTTCTGCACCAGATTGATCAGCGCGGTGTGGAGCAGGAAGGTATCGCCCCTCACCTCCACATCGTCCTGGATCCAGTGGTCGAGCCGCAGCCGGTTTTGCACCAGCATGGGCTCAAAGTGTTCGCAGACCTCACGACAAATCACGCTGAGATCCACTATGGAGGTCTCGTCCAGCGCCTTCTTCTTCTCCAAGCCCGCCAGAGCCAGCAGGCGGTCAAGCAGGTCCTGGAGACGCAGGGATTCGCCGTGGATGTTGCGCAGGAACTTGCGCCTCTGCTCCTCGGGCATGGTGCCCTCCTGCAACAGCTCGGCCGCCCCGCGGATGGCCGCCACGGGGCTCTTCAGCTCGTGCGTCATGGTCTGCACGTAGTGCTCCACGTATTCACGGTTCTCCAGCACATCCCGCATGGTCTCAAAGGCCCCTCCCAGCGTCTTCATCTCGCTGCCGTGGAGGGCGGGCACGGCGGGGCGCTCGCCCGCGGTGACGGCCTGCGCGTAGTCGGTCAGCCGGCGGATCGGTCGGGTCGTCCATCGGGCCAGAAGGAAGGAGCCCATCACCATGCACAGGATGAGGGACCCGATCGTGCGCTTCAGCCAGGCCCGGGTCTCATCGCGGAACTTGAACACACTGCGCTGCGGCTTCGCGACACTGACGACGCCCACCACCCTGTCGTCCACCCTGATGGGTGCGGCGGAGTACATC contains these protein-coding regions:
- a CDS encoding type I restriction-modification system subunit M, whose amino-acid sequence is MPDHHDLANLVWQIADLLRGPYTPPQYERVMLPMTVLRRFDCVLARTKAKVLAEHSRRKDGKVQGDGLDQLLNKAAGQRFHNRSPLDFDKLKGDSDNIEKHLVSYIKGFSANVRTIFDYFEFEKEIEKMRESNLLYLIVSKFSEVDLDPVRVRSEEMGLIFENLIRRFYEQANETAGDHFTPREVIRLMAGLLFINDDDLLSTPGAVRKLLDPACGTGGMLAEAQNYMREHHAAAQLYTYGQDYNKRAFATAASEMLIKEVAHNGSGDNVRFGDIFTDDRFKDETFDYVIANPPFGVDWKKQQREVVREHDSGKGRFNAGLPRVNDGSLLFVQHMISKFEPVLPHLEKHGSRMAVVLSGSPLFTGGAGSGESEIRKWIIESDWLEAIIALPEQMFYNTGIGTYIWLLTNRKEKRRKGKIRLVDARSFWKPGGSEENRRSLGDKRRHISAAQIEQILKLYDHRQDGEHSKTFDNADFGYTRVTVERPLQDEAGVIQKDKHGKPKPDAKLRDFENIPLKEDINAYFKREVLPHVPDAWMDRSKDKVGYEINFNRHFYKFTPPRDLAEIDAEIEIAEKEFMRLFKEVTLQ
- a CDS encoding restriction endonuclease subunit S yields the protein MNKKPTSSKVLNGSYSPANTWNAAPLKRWTTSIQTGPFGSQLHHEDYLRGGHPVINPSHLINGYINPDDECAVSKEKFEELIRHELLEGDMVFARRGELGRCGLVTHSQHGFLCGTGSIRVRPDRGSLQPTYLRWFMQTKAVAEWLSLESVGTTMDNLGAETVAELPIQAPSPPRQHSIATYLDRETKRIDELVSVKERLLELVAEKRRALITRAVTRGLNPKAALRDSGIPWLGAIPEHWQVERSKWLFTERDERSSTGEEEMLTVSHLTGVTPRAEKDVNMFEAETTEGYKLCQPNDLVINTLWAWMGAMGTARAPGMVSPAYHVYTPGDRLDSDYVDALVRIPIFAQEAIRFSKGVWSSRLRLYPEGLYEIWFPVPPLEEQRAIVTHIARETAKLDALRASAERTIALLKERRAALISAAVTGKIAIPDSID
- a CDS encoding AAA family ATPase, which codes for MRIVSIQIDNFRGIKHLGLEFDPRFTLLVGDNGSGKTSILSALSVALGIWHVSKIVSGAKQWRNIMDHEVHEVLGRDENGQRQFQPAGPVQITATGSIGDRSAHAWTRRKRARKSRTVDQWATQTVTDIQAALAAREQRQEALPLLAYYGAGRAWLPSNERELADLSGDLKSRPEDGYYDCLSERIRVKDVIKWFVLQAAKRDESGQFKPAFEAVRLALKRGIPGIDEIYWDHLKGEVVVSIHGKPQPFTNLSHGQMTMAATLADMAIRAVSLNSHLLGNGGGSAHPEQLLDQTPGVVLIDEVDVHLHPEWQRSVIKDFTGTFPKVQFICSSHSPQVFGELPKDQILVHSATTGDWHHPSRSFGVDSSRILDEEMDASSANPELLLKKSELAQIIDKEDFTQAEKMITELSQTVGENDPDLTRARTLISFLQDTK
- a CDS encoding type I restriction endonuclease subunit R, producing MKPKSTSELAFESVIEAHLLRHGYQSLGGASFDRDLALFPEEVLAFIRETQPKVWEKLEQLHGKKTGEQIIRDLAKWMDSHGCLATLRHGFKCYGRTLRVAYFKAAHGLNPELEQQYAQNRLCITRQLHYSARSENSLDVVLSLNGIPLVTMELKNALTGQTVEEAKRQYCKDRDPREPIFEFKRRTLVHFAADTDTVFMTTRLAKEATHFLPFNQGCEGGQGNPPDPDGRNYRTAYLWEEVLERESLLELLAVFLHLQIEDKRTEDGRMVQKETMIFPRYHQRQCVKSLVNAARAEGPGHNYLIENSAGSGKSNTIGWLAHRLASLHNSSDERVFQSVIVITDRLVLDQQLQDTIYQFEHRQGVVQKIDESSRQLAEALENEVPIIITTMQKFPFVSRQLLKLAEKRGESGNGVLTTRNCAVIIDEAHSSQSGETATEVKEVLGGDELRRQAVERAAEEGLTNLEELCRSMAKRGRQKSLSFFAFTATPKFKTLAVFGREGQPFHRYTMRQAIEEQFIMDVLKSYTTYKAYFKLVRASEADPNVERKKAAKALARFLRLHPVNVSQKTEIMVEHFQAVTRHKIGGKAKAMVVTGSRLEAVRYKESFDRYIKAKGYAIKSLVAFSGVVEDDKFPGKTYTEEGMNEGVKEKELPEKFAGHDYQVLLVAEKYQTGFDQPLLHTMFVDKRLSGIQAVQTLSRLNRIHPQKEDTFVLDFVNDRQEIFEAFKQFYDGAEMGEPVEPSRLYELKAELDASGIYLAAEVERFCAVFFLPKARQSANDHQAMNAALDPAVQRFTTLRKADEDEAENWRSKLAALRNLYSFLSQIIPYQDSDLEKLYTYLRHLSPKLPKRGTGPAYVFDDDVRLEYYRLQKISEGSISLATGRAKPLDGPGEVGTGVVREEPVKLSKLIDLLNDRFGTDFTEADQLFFDQIMESAMTDETLHQAAKVNSEDKFKIVFNTALENLFVERLDQNEEIVARVMNEQSFRKQIAQWMAEEVYRKIRPQKSVRYENPAPRKKTKTALKS